ttccaggctctgagcaatcagcacagagcccgatggcggggctcgaactcacgaaaccgcgagatcgtgacctgagctgaagtcggacgcgtaaccaactgagacacccaggcgccccattcggCCCCTTGTTTGCTGTGTGATGTTGCACaagtgccctgtctctctctgggcctcagttgtcTTCAGGGTTCCATTTTTAGTGCTGATAATCCTACTGCCTCCTGAGTCAGAATTCCTAAGGAGAGATGTCTCTGGTTTTCACGGATCTCCGTCTCTGCTGGGTAGTCCACACAGGGTTTGAGAGCAGAAGGCTCAAGTATTTGACAACACCAAAACAGTCCTAATAATGGCTGCCCTTTGTCAGTTCCCCgctgtgtgccgggcactgtgATTAGCAGTAATGAGCATACCAACCCTGTAAGGTCAGCATTGTTATTCGCCTTGAagagatggggaaaccaagacTCAGGGAGGCAAAGTCACTTGTCCAAGTCCACAcagcaagggaggggaggagcgAGGGTATTTTTTGCCCCAACCCCTGGGGAGTTGTAGCTGtagagagaagccagaaatcatTCCTGGGGCTTCTGTTTGCCTTGGGTAGCCGTGAAACGCAGGTTGTATTTCTGGGGTTCACCCCATAATCCTCTGAGCCCTAGATGTTTTCTGGGAGGCCAAGTAGATAATCATTGGCCTGGAATATGAACTCCGCCTCCCAGGAGAAGGTGGTCTCCCaatccctgcctgcctccttcccctccctcaaacCCCACCCCCCCGGGGGTACCtaggcagctcagttggttaagtggctaaCTTGGGCTctgtcacagttcctgagttcgagccccacatcgggctctctgctgtcagtacggagctgggtttggattttctgtccccatctctctctgcccctccccatcccccccctctcaaaaataaacattaaaaaaaaattaaaaacaacaacgacCCCCTCCTAAAtccctcagggtctttgcacacGTCGTGTGTGGAGAGCCTGAACCAGGGGCTCTGAATGCACCCTTGCTGGGAAAGGGCCCGTTGGCAGGTGTTCAGAGATGGATTAACACCTAACTGAGACCCTAAGAATCCttgaaagagaaacacaaataatggGACCAGGGAGAAAGTGGAACAGCCTGAGTGTGGGTGACACCAGCCTGACAGGGGAAGCCAGTAGAGCTCGGGAAAGCTGGAAAAGCCATCCGTTGAGGTCCATGGGAGCTGTTGTTAGATCTTGGAGCGAGGGCTCAGAGCAgactgcctggaggaggtggcaccTGAGCTCACACTTAGAGGCCGAACAGGAATTCCATGGGCAGAAAACAGGCCCCGGAGAACACGTGGTTCCAACTCATTCACCGGtgggggaaacagaggcccagacgGGCTTCCACACTCTTTCCTTTTCGACAGGTGGTGTCTTACGTGTGGATGGTGTGGAGATGTCATGGGTGCCCTGGGGAGGTTGCCCTCTTAGGAGAACTGGACCAAGCCCGGGGCTCTGTGGCCATATCGACCTGGGTTCATACCCCAGCGCTGCACTCCTCTGCTGGGTGACTTTGGGGACATCCCTGCATACCTGTCCTGTCCTCCTGTTCCTTCACTCGGCTCCGGACAAGTGGCCGCCTTTGGCTTCTCAACACACGGTGGCCATTCCCACTTCAGCACCTCTGGTCTTGCTGTTCCCCCGCCTCAATTATTTTCCTATGTGGTTCCTCTTCATCCTCCTGGTCTCGGCTCCGACAGGCCCCCACTGGATGATCTTTCTAGAGGAGCCCCCGCTCCTGTCCCTCCTGATCCCTTGCCTCTGTTGTATTGTCTTCGTGGTACGTTTTGCTCACCACCTGGcatcattttatcttttccttgttCTCTGCCTAACCGTGCCTCTTGAAGGCAGGACGGGGCTCTTTTCCTCGTAGCTCTGTCCCTGGTATTTAGCCATTAGCCAGCTCGCTGGAAGTGTTTGTTGAATGTCGAGCGAACAGCCTTCAGcttccctgtttttttgttttttttttttttttaattttttttttttttaacgtttttttttttatttatttttgggacagagagagacagagcatgaacgggggaggggcacagagagagagggagacacagaatcagaaacaggctccaggctcccagccatcagcccagagcccgacgcggggctcgaactcccggaccgcgagatcgcgacctggctggagtcggacgcccaaccgactgcgccacccaggcgccccttccctgtttttaaaatgggcaaaataattCCTGCCTCCTGGAGGCCTGGATGTACAGAGCCTAGGGCCTGGCACGGAACGGTCGTGATAGTGTTGACTTTCCTTGCTGCCTCCCCCCAGACGCTGCCCTCCCGGTGCCACCAGTGTGTGATTGTCACCAGCTCTAGCCACCTGCTGGGAACCAAGCTGGGCCCTGAGATCGAGCGAGCCGAGTGCACAATCCGCATGAACGACGCGCCCACCACAGGCTACTCAGCCGACGTAGGCAACAAGACCACATTCCGTGTGGTAGCCCATTCCAGCGTATTCCGTGTGCTGCGGAGGCCCCAGGAATTCGTCAACCGGACCCCCGAAACTGCGTTCATCTTTTGGGGCCCCCCAAACAAGATGCAGAAGCCCCAGGGCAGCCTTGTGCGTGTCATCCAGCGGGCAGGCCTGGTGTTCCCCAACATGGAGGCCTATGCCGTCTCTCCCGGCCGCATGCGCCAATTTGACGACCTCTTCCGGGGTGAGACGGGCAAGGACAGGTACCagcctcctgcctgccccctccgGCCGGCCCTGTGCTCCCCATCAGCATTCTCTGCCCAGAGGGCCTGTTGTTCCCGGCATGCACTACCCTGAGGGTGTGGTCACTTCCTGCTGCTCTCTGCTCAGGTTTTCCTAGGGGATTTTCATTGTGTCCAGCCCTTAGCATGGGTCACTTCCAACGTGCTCTGAGTGGTCTCGTCTCCCCAGGAAGGCTTCCCAGCCTGCATTGCTCTGAGGGAACAGGGCTCCTAACATGCTCTGCTCCCCGTAGTCTGCCTCTGGAAGGTATTGACTGTACCCAGCATGTCTTGCTTTAGGCCCACGGTTGCTCCCAGCATACTCTATCCTAAGGATACATCGGCCCAGAAAAGCTAGGCCGATGCTATCCAGTAGAAATATAACGCAAGCTGTAtgtgtaatttgtatttttgtagtaGCCCAATTAACCCAATACATCCAACATATAGACCCTGTGCTTACTTTGTTTGACTTatccctaaatatttatttttattttttttatgtttatttatttttgagagagagggaaagacagagcgtgagcaggggaggggcagagagagaaggagacacagaatccaaagcaggctccaggctctgagccgtcagcccagagcccgatgcggggctcgaactcacggaccgtgagatcatgacctgagccgaagtcagaagttcagccgactgagccacccaggcggcccctgaTTTATcccttaatatttaaaatttgagggtgctattataaattgtatttaaaattttggggggTTCCCAACTGTTCATTGCTAGTGGATAGAAATACAATTGGTTTTTGTGGGTTGACCTTATATCCTGTAATCCTGCTAAATTTCCTTATTGGTTCTGGGAAatttttctaggttctttgggATTTTCCATATACGTGATCCTGTTGTAAGGACAATTTCCAATATGTAtgcatcttatttctttttcttgccttattgcactggctaggacTGACAATACAAGGTCAAATTGTATTGGAAGTGGTGAGGGTAGACATCTTGCCTTGGTCCCGGTCTTGGTgggaaagcattcagtccatcattgaatatgatgttagctatagagTTTTTAGCtgctctttatcaggttgaaaaatttctcttttctaactaatttgctaagagtttttatcattattGGATATTGAGTTTTATCAAGTGTTTTTAGGCATCAATTAatatgatcatgtggtttttcttaAGACTATTACTATGGTGGATTATaccaattgatttttgaatattgaatcagacttgcatttctggaataaactcCACTTGGCTGTGgcgtattattcttttttatatactgCTGAATATGACTTGCTAATATCTTGTTCagatttttgtgtctgtattcATGAGAGATCTTGATCTgtagttttgtttggtttttgtacTGTTTTCGTATGGTTTTGGTAGTatgggtaatgctggcctctgaaaatgtatagaattggtgttatttcttctttattttattttattaaaaaaaattttttaatgtttatttttgagagagagagatagacaacacaagcaggagaagggcagagagagggggagacacagaatccgaagcagctccaggctctgagctgtcagcacagagcctgacgcagggctcaaaccctcagactgcgagatcatgacctgagccaaagtcggacactcaaccgactgagccacccaggcgccccggtgttatttcttctttaaatatttcgtAGAATTTGCCAAACTCTCTGGGTCTGGAGAGTTCTTTTTCAGAAGGTTTTGAACAATGAATTCAATTTCTTAATAGTCACAGACACTTAGGTTAATCTGTTTCATCTTGGCTGTGTTTCAGTAGTTTCTgattttcaaggaattggtccatttcattgAAGTTGTGAAATTTACGTATGTGCTTGTTTGTGGTTTTCTTATTGTCCTCATGTCTACAGGATCTGCAATGATGTCCTCTGTTTTATTCTTGATACTGGTAGCTTGTATCTTTGctttttcttggtcagtcttgtgagaggtttattttctttccaaactttCCAAAGAACCACCTTCAATCAAATATATCCAAACTATTTTCGGTTCAACATATGATCAGTATCAAAAACTACCAGTgacattttctgtgttctttccctCATACTAAAAAAATCCCAGGCATATTTTACACCGACAGCACATTTCAACCACACATCGTGTGcccacatgtggctactggctGCCATAGTGGACAGCAAAGGCTCCAGGTCCTTGGCTACCTCCCATGCCTTGCTGTGAACCCGTGGTCACTCTCAGCATGACCTTCTCTGATTAGTCTCCCTTTAGGCGTTTGCTCCTAGCGTGGGCACAGCTGTTCCTAGCAAGTTCCATTAAGCAAGGCCATGAGTCTAGTGAGCTCATGGTCACTTGCAACCTGCCCTACTGTGACCAGTCTCCCCGGGAGTCTATTCCCAGCGTGCCCTGTTCCTTCAAAGGCGCTCTCTCCACACCCCTCATCTCTGCCCAGACAAGTCCTCTGCCAGCATGCACGTGTTCCCACAGTAGGGCTGGgctgcggggcggggggtggggtggtcacTGAAGTTGGGGGAGGGCCCTGATGGTGGGAGGAGTTCTGGGAAACCCCAGGTGGGTTGACCGTTCCTCCCTGTCTGCCTGACCCCTCATCATGCCCCCTCTCTGCCCGCAGGGAAAAGTCCCATTCGTGGTTGAGCACCGGCTGGTTCACCATGGTGATTGCAGTGGAGTTGTGTGACCACGTGCACGTCTATGGCATGGTCCCCCCTGACTACTGCAggtgagccccccaccccaaacaacGCCCAGTCACTAGCTGCAGCTTGGAGCCCAGAAACATTGGCTGGGGGTGCCTTTGAAGCCTCTGTCTTAGGGTATTCAGACTGCTCTGCAGAGATCTAAGCTCCTTGGGGCTAGCTGCCTCGggggcctctccccagctcaaCCATAGTCCAGATTTTGTATATTAATAGTCACTATTATTGAGATGACCACATGAAAAGCCCATGTACCAAGCGTGGCTTCATTCATTATCTCGTGTACTCCTCACGGTGACCCACATGGATAGTTGCATTACTCTTTCtgtttcatagatgagaaaaactgaggaagATGTTTTGGGAGTGGCCTAAGGCCCCACAAACAGGAAGCAGTGGGGCCAGGCTCCGGAGCCCATATTTCTTACCACTACCCTACACTGCCTCCCTCTTCAGGAAAGGAAACATTTggatcatattaaaaaaaaaaaaaaaaaaaaaaaaaaagttggatggtCATAAACCTAGTCCACCCtgcatccattttacagatgggaaaactgaggcccagggaggggcagggattccaacccccccccccccccccccccgccgaaaTCCTATAGCAAGTCAGGGGCTGGAAAGGGCGAGGGCTGTGCTGgtgcctgccctgccctgcccttacagcccctctctgctctgccccagccagcGGCCCCGTCTGCAACGCATGCCCTACCACTACTATGAGCCCAAGGGACCGGATGAGTGTGTCACCTACATCCAGAATGAGCACAGCCGCAAGGGCAACCACCACCGCTTCATCACGGAGAAGAGGGTCTTCTCATCCTGGGCCCAGCTGTATGGAATCACTTTCTCCCACCCCTCGTGGACCTAGGCCGCCCTCCCTGTGGACCCCTCCTAAGGGACACAGGAGAGGCCTCTCTCCTGCCAGCCACTCAACCAAGGGCCGTCTCCTGGCC
The Prionailurus viverrinus isolate Anna chromosome D4, UM_Priviv_1.0, whole genome shotgun sequence genome window above contains:
- the ST6GALNAC6 gene encoding alpha-N-acetylgalactosaminide alpha-2,6-sialyltransferase 6 isoform X3, with the protein product MSSSKEQRSAVFVILFALITILILYSSNSANEVFHYGSLRGRTRRPVNLKKWSISDGYVPILGNKTLPSRCHQCVIVTSSSHLLGTKLGPEIERAECTIRMNDAPTTGYSADVGNKTTFRVVAHSSVFRVLRRPQEFVNRTPETAFIFWGPPNKMQKPQGSLVRVIQRAGLVFPNMEAYAVSPGRMRQFDDLFRGETGKDREKSHSWLSTGWFTMVIAVELCDHVHVYGMVPPDYCSGPVCNACPTTTMSPRDRMSVSPTSRMSTAARATTTASSRRRGSSHPGPSCMESLSPTPRGPRPPSLWTPPKGHRRGLSPASHSTKGRLLASQGWSERLLANQGLVGGSILWPAKARGYLLTNQGFELLCG
- the ST6GALNAC6 gene encoding alpha-N-acetylgalactosaminide alpha-2,6-sialyltransferase 6 isoform X4, which produces MACPRPLSQCDPTSLPPGPPAGRRPLPLSRRRREMSSSKEQRSAVFVILFALITILILYSSNSANEVFHYGSLRGRTRRPVNLKKWSISDGYVPILGNKTLPSRCHQCVIVTSSSHLLGTKLGPEIERAECTIRMNDAPTTGYSADVGNKTTFRVVAHSSVFRVLRRPQEFVNRTPETAFIFWGPPNKMQKPQGSLVRVIQRAGLVFPNMEAYAVSPGRMRQFDDLFRGETGKDREKSHSWLSTGWFTMVIAVELCDHVHVYGMVPPDYCSQRPRLQRMPYHYYEPKGPDECVTYIQNEHSRKGNHHRFITEKRVFSSWAQLYGITFSHPSWT
- the ST6GALNAC6 gene encoding alpha-N-acetylgalactosaminide alpha-2,6-sialyltransferase 6 isoform X1, with the protein product MACPRPLSQCDPTSLPPGPPAGRRPLPLSRRRREMSSSKEQRSAVFVILFALITILILYSSNSANEVFHYGSLRGRTRRPVNLKKWSISDGYVPILGNKTLPSRCHQCVIVTSSSHLLGTKLGPEIERAECTIRMNDAPTTGYSADVGNKTTFRVVAHSSVFRVLRRPQEFVNRTPETAFIFWGPPNKMQKPQGSLVRVIQRAGLVFPNMEAYAVSPGRMRQFDDLFRGETGKDREKSHSWLSTGWFTMVIAVELCDHVHVYGMVPPDYCSGPVCNACPTTTMSPRDRMSVSPTSRMSTAARATTTASSRRRGSSHPGPSCMESLSPTPRGPRPPSLWTPPKGHRRGLSPASHSTKGRLLASQGWSERLLANQGLVGGSILWPAKARGYLLTNQGFELLCG
- the ST6GALNAC6 gene encoding alpha-N-acetylgalactosaminide alpha-2,6-sialyltransferase 6 isoform X2; this encodes MCDPTSLPPGPPAGRRPLPLSRRRREMSSSKEQRSAVFVILFALITILILYSSNSANEVFHYGSLRGRTRRPVNLKKWSISDGYVPILGNKTLPSRCHQCVIVTSSSHLLGTKLGPEIERAECTIRMNDAPTTGYSADVGNKTTFRVVAHSSVFRVLRRPQEFVNRTPETAFIFWGPPNKMQKPQGSLVRVIQRAGLVFPNMEAYAVSPGRMRQFDDLFRGETGKDREKSHSWLSTGWFTMVIAVELCDHVHVYGMVPPDYCSGPVCNACPTTTMSPRDRMSVSPTSRMSTAARATTTASSRRRGSSHPGPSCMESLSPTPRGPRPPSLWTPPKGHRRGLSPASHSTKGRLLASQGWSERLLANQGLVGGSILWPAKARGYLLTNQGFELLCG